In Natronomonas halophila, one DNA window encodes the following:
- a CDS encoding thioredoxin family protein, which yields MVALESESDKLDHGDQAPGFELDGTDGETYSLGDFDDHEALLVVFTCNHCPYAQAKFGAMNDIADEYGEVAVVGINPNNAEEYPEDSFETMVEYVESGDIDITAYLRDESQEVAEAYGAVCTPDPFLFENDDDVFRLVYHGRFDDAMTPDEEPSGEPGFEIKDAIDSVLAGGDPEDERGPSRGCSIKWRN from the coding sequence ATGGTTGCTCTCGAATCAGAATCCGACAAACTGGACCACGGCGACCAAGCGCCCGGCTTCGAACTGGACGGGACCGACGGCGAGACCTACTCGCTGGGTGATTTCGACGACCACGAGGCACTGCTCGTCGTCTTCACCTGTAACCACTGTCCCTACGCACAGGCGAAGTTCGGGGCGATGAACGACATCGCCGACGAGTACGGGGAGGTGGCCGTCGTCGGAATCAACCCCAATAACGCCGAGGAGTACCCCGAGGACTCCTTCGAGACGATGGTCGAATACGTCGAATCGGGCGATATCGACATCACCGCGTACCTCCGCGACGAGAGCCAGGAGGTCGCCGAAGCCTACGGCGCGGTCTGTACGCCCGACCCCTTCCTCTTCGAGAACGACGACGACGTCTTCCGACTGGTCTACCACGGCCGTTTCGACGACGCGATGACCCCCGACGAAGAGCCCTCCGGCGAACCCGGCTTCGAAATCAAGGACGCCATCGACAGCGTGTTAGCCGGCGGGGACCCCGAAGACGAGCGCGGCCCCTCGCGTGGCTGTTCCATCAAGTGGCGGAACTGA
- a CDS encoding EamA family transporter, whose amino-acid sequence MQYIWYALLALAAYSVVAPLTKLATQQLPADTVAFVTNGMLALTALGIIVATDRPLLSALTHQHAPYMYAAGACLAVGIISYYRALAVGPVSVVVPIFGLFLVASSLIGIVFLDEVLTVRKVTGIVLAVVAVFLTTFEG is encoded by the coding sequence ATGCAGTATATCTGGTATGCACTCCTCGCTCTGGCGGCCTACTCGGTCGTCGCACCGCTGACGAAACTGGCGACCCAGCAGTTGCCGGCCGATACGGTCGCCTTCGTCACGAACGGCATGCTCGCGCTGACGGCGCTCGGTATCATCGTCGCCACCGACCGACCGCTGCTCTCGGCGCTGACCCACCAGCACGCACCGTACATGTACGCTGCCGGCGCCTGTCTGGCGGTCGGTATCATCTCCTACTATCGCGCGCTCGCGGTCGGTCCCGTCAGCGTCGTCGTACCCATCTTCGGCCTCTTTCTGGTCGCCAGTTCCCTCATCGGCATCGTCTTCCTCGACGAGGTGCTGACGGTCCGCAAGGTGACCGGTATCGTCCTCGCGGTGGTCGCCGTCTTCCTCACCACCTTCGAGGGATAA
- a CDS encoding DUF420 domain-containing protein codes for MSTARGPAFAREHPRILTALLTVVGYVVVIGTLYGDVGVYPTITESTVDLFAHAIAVINSATVVCLAAGWYWIRNDEIEKHRKAMTAAFSLILLFLVFYLLKTGGGGRKEIVAGAPLRSLYLGMLAIHIVLSVLAVPLVLYAITLGITHTPAELRETAHARVGRIAVSTWLISLVLGVVAYLMLTFYYGPEQIEFIRGMA; via the coding sequence ATGTCGACAGCGCGCGGCCCGGCCTTCGCCCGGGAGCACCCGCGGATACTGACAGCCCTCTTGACCGTCGTCGGCTACGTCGTCGTCATCGGGACGCTCTACGGTGACGTCGGCGTCTACCCGACCATCACCGAATCGACCGTCGACCTCTTTGCCCACGCTATCGCCGTCATCAACTCGGCGACGGTGGTCTGTCTGGCCGCCGGGTGGTACTGGATTCGCAACGACGAAATCGAGAAACACCGCAAGGCGATGACCGCCGCCTTCTCGCTCATCCTGCTGTTCCTCGTCTTCTACCTCCTGAAGACGGGCGGTGGCGGCCGCAAGGAAATCGTCGCCGGCGCGCCGCTGCGGAGCCTCTATCTCGGCATGCTGGCGATTCATATCGTCCTGTCGGTGCTGGCGGTGCCGCTGGTCCTGTATGCCATCACGCTCGGTATTACGCACACGCCGGCCGAACTCCGCGAGACGGCCCACGCGAGGGTCGGCCGCATCGCCGTCTCGACGTGGCTCATCAGCCTCGTGTTGGGCGTCGTCGCCTACCTCATGCTCACATTCTACTACGGGCCGGAGCAAATCGAGTTCATCCGCGGGATGGCGTAG
- a CDS encoding 5-formyltetrahydrofolate cyclo-ligase, whose amino-acid sequence MTDKGAIRERVWDRLEAEGYARFPFPPHGRITNFEGAKEAAERALDLPELADAEAVKANPDAPQLPLRRGLLKQGTTVYMAVPRLSEADCFVELDPAKLDDLDAAPTVSHMSEHGRQVGPDEVPELDAIVLGSVAVTEAGARIGKGEGYSDLEYAVLRELGLVDDETPTITTVHDTQVIDEDISVGDHDVPLDVICTPTRTIRTDAGEKPEGLFWDDLSEERIAEIPVLDELR is encoded by the coding sequence ATGACCGACAAGGGAGCCATCCGCGAGCGCGTCTGGGACCGCCTCGAAGCGGAGGGCTACGCCCGGTTTCCCTTCCCGCCGCACGGCCGCATCACCAACTTCGAGGGCGCGAAAGAGGCCGCGGAACGGGCGCTCGACCTACCGGAACTCGCCGACGCCGAGGCGGTCAAGGCCAACCCCGACGCCCCACAGTTGCCGCTCCGGCGGGGCCTGTTGAAGCAGGGAACGACCGTCTACATGGCGGTGCCCCGACTGTCCGAGGCCGATTGCTTCGTCGAGTTGGACCCCGCGAAACTCGACGACCTCGATGCCGCGCCGACCGTCTCACACATGAGCGAACACGGCCGACAGGTCGGCCCCGACGAGGTGCCGGAACTGGACGCCATCGTCCTCGGCAGCGTGGCTGTCACCGAAGCCGGCGCCCGCATCGGCAAGGGCGAGGGCTACAGCGACCTCGAATACGCCGTCCTCCGGGAACTCGGCCTCGTCGACGACGAGACGCCGACGATTACGACCGTTCACGACACGCAGGTCATCGACGAGGACATCTCGGTCGGCGACCACGACGTGCCGCTGGACGTCATCTGTACGCCGACCCGGACGATTCGCACCGACGCCGGCGAGAAACCGGAGGGCCTCTTCTGGGACGACCTGAGCGAGGAGCGCATCGCCGAGATACCCGTCCTCGACGAACTGCGATAG
- a CDS encoding ABC transporter permease has protein sequence MSRLGRVAAETKAAWYGFTRRRTAVFFTFFFPVIIILIFGALVQTDPSGGGLFAEPPGYYVAGYLAVVVLFTPLSRVGSEVARHREGNRFEKLATTPLTRAEWLLAQTLVNVVVIGLASLLILGLVLLVTDAVFSFSLLLVPYVAVGVALFCAVGAILGRVADSQDGVIAASNGLAIPLLFLSETFVPPSMLPEWFVPFMNISPLTYFARGVRGATYQPPGTMATWRGAQQGLVGADPYLNLAVLTVLAVVFFAVGAVALPRTD, from the coding sequence ATGAGTCGCCTCGGACGCGTCGCCGCCGAGACGAAAGCCGCGTGGTACGGCTTCACCCGCCGTCGGACGGCCGTCTTCTTCACGTTCTTCTTCCCGGTCATCATCATCCTCATCTTCGGTGCACTGGTCCAGACCGACCCCAGTGGCGGCGGCCTCTTCGCGGAACCGCCGGGCTACTACGTCGCCGGCTATCTCGCCGTCGTCGTCCTCTTTACGCCCCTCTCTCGGGTCGGCAGCGAGGTCGCGCGCCACCGGGAGGGCAACCGCTTCGAGAAACTTGCGACGACGCCGCTGACGCGCGCGGAGTGGCTGCTGGCCCAGACGCTCGTCAACGTCGTCGTCATCGGCCTGGCGTCGTTGCTGATTCTCGGCCTCGTCCTGCTGGTCACCGATGCGGTGTTCTCCTTCTCACTCCTACTCGTGCCGTACGTCGCCGTCGGCGTGGCGCTGTTCTGTGCGGTCGGCGCGATTCTCGGCCGCGTTGCCGACTCCCAGGACGGGGTCATCGCCGCCTCGAACGGCCTTGCCATTCCCCTACTCTTCCTCTCGGAGACGTTCGTCCCGCCGTCGATGCTGCCCGAGTGGTTCGTTCCCTTCATGAACATCTCGCCGCTGACGTACTTCGCCCGCGGCGTCCGGGGAGCGACCTACCAGCCGCCGGGAACGATGGCGACGTGGCGTGGGGCACAGCAGGGACTCGTCGGTGCCGACCCCTATCTGAACCTCGCGGTCCTGACGGTGCTGGCGGTCGTCTTCTTCGCCGTCGGCGCGGTGGCTCTGCCGCGGACCGATTGA
- a CDS encoding ABC transporter ATP-binding protein yields MVIRAQDVRRRYGDTVALDGVSLAVEEGEVFALIGPNGAGKTTLVRALTGTTKADGEVQVFGQSPTEVARDRLGVLPQEFGPAERLTARELLAYYAGLYEESRDVDAVLEDVGLSEKADAFYENLSGGQKRRACVGTALVNDPDLLILDEPTTGIDPTGRRDLWALIEDLADGGTTVLLTTHYMEEAEELADRVGLLSEGQLVALGSPRELIERHGGDSRLVIEADDEGTATRALETAGYHLLPDQRHVAVPVGPKEIPDVVETLEDAGVDYEGLVWRQPSLDDVYVALTGTDVGAGGRPREEVDA; encoded by the coding sequence ATGGTCATTCGCGCCCAGGACGTTCGCCGACGATACGGTGACACGGTGGCGCTGGACGGCGTCTCGCTGGCCGTCGAGGAAGGCGAGGTGTTTGCCCTCATCGGCCCGAACGGCGCCGGAAAGACGACGCTCGTGCGCGCACTCACGGGAACGACGAAGGCCGACGGCGAGGTGCAGGTCTTCGGGCAATCACCGACCGAGGTCGCCCGCGACCGCCTCGGCGTCCTCCCGCAGGAATTCGGCCCCGCCGAGCGCCTCACGGCCCGCGAACTGCTCGCGTACTACGCCGGCCTCTACGAGGAATCCCGCGACGTCGACGCCGTCCTCGAAGACGTGGGCCTTTCGGAGAAGGCCGATGCCTTCTACGAGAACCTCTCGGGCGGCCAGAAGCGCCGCGCCTGCGTGGGCACGGCGCTGGTCAACGACCCCGACCTGCTCATCCTCGACGAACCGACGACAGGCATCGACCCGACGGGTCGCCGCGACCTCTGGGCCCTCATCGAGGACCTCGCCGACGGCGGCACGACGGTGCTTTTGACGACCCACTACATGGAGGAAGCCGAGGAACTGGCCGACCGCGTCGGCCTGCTCTCGGAGGGCCAGTTGGTCGCGCTCGGTTCGCCCCGAGAACTCATCGAACGGCACGGCGGCGATAGCCGACTCGTCATCGAAGCCGACGACGAGGGTACGGCGACCCGCGCGCTGGAGACGGCCGGCTATCACCTCCTGCCCGACCAGCGACACGTCGCCGTCCCGGTCGGCCCCAAGGAGATTCCGGACGTCGTCGAAACCCTCGAAGACGCCGGCGTCGACTACGAGGGGCTGGTCTGGCGACAGCCGAGCCTCGACGACGTCTACGTCGCATTGACGGGAACTGATGTCGGCGCTGGCGGCCGCCCCCGCGAGGAGGTCGACGCATGA
- a CDS encoding DUF6789 family protein: MGPGDTEVGPLDAHDDETNSMTGIVFDGLIGAIAGAVGTAAMTVVLFVAASLGAFDMTSLSMVVELTGIAAVVPGDPTAVGYVLFLAGGMVTWPLLFASVGRYLPGGSYAKQGAFFGFVLWTGFVLAFYDGYAGIALPLYVVFTFIAHLVYGFSLGAVFDYLGGREEPLV; this comes from the coding sequence ATGGGACCTGGCGACACGGAAGTTGGGCCACTCGATGCCCACGACGACGAGACGAACTCGATGACTGGCATCGTCTTCGACGGTCTCATCGGGGCGATAGCGGGTGCTGTCGGCACCGCCGCGATGACCGTCGTACTGTTCGTCGCGGCCTCGCTGGGGGCCTTCGACATGACCTCGCTGTCGATGGTCGTCGAGTTGACCGGTATCGCGGCCGTCGTTCCCGGCGATCCGACCGCGGTCGGATACGTGCTCTTCCTGGCCGGCGGGATGGTGACGTGGCCGCTGCTTTTCGCCTCGGTCGGTCGGTACCTCCCCGGCGGGAGTTACGCGAAACAGGGCGCCTTCTTCGGGTTCGTCCTCTGGACGGGGTTCGTACTGGCGTTCTACGACGGCTACGCCGGCATCGCCCTGCCGCTGTACGTCGTCTTCACGTTCATCGCCCACCTCGTCTACGGCTTCTCGCTGGGGGCCGTCTTCGATTACCTCGGCGGCCGCGAGGAACCGCTCGTCTGA
- a CDS encoding DUF7546 family protein translates to MATVSLGRRLPARRLGWGALLLNLQLVSIVAYYTLTTAEPTELRYALYGLLWVNLGAVAIYATDPPEGPDFATRRRAAALAAAYFGVLAVFGGVISTGLGDAASGVRIAWLPPGWGPAFVYAGEYVVIAAMPAFLVGYAALAYLVYVTVLEASGSAVAGLLGLFSCVSCTWPILASIGTSLVGGAGILGAAALNASYDLSTAVFVLTLGLLYWRPGIR, encoded by the coding sequence ATGGCCACCGTCTCCCTCGGGCGCCGACTGCCCGCGCGTCGACTCGGCTGGGGCGCGCTGCTTTTGAACCTCCAACTGGTCTCCATCGTCGCCTACTACACGCTGACGACCGCCGAACCGACCGAACTCCGGTATGCCCTCTACGGCCTCCTGTGGGTCAACCTCGGCGCGGTGGCGATATACGCGACGGACCCACCGGAGGGACCGGATTTCGCCACCCGACGGCGGGCGGCGGCGCTGGCGGCGGCCTACTTCGGCGTGCTCGCGGTTTTTGGCGGTGTAATCAGTACGGGCCTCGGTGATGCGGCCTCCGGCGTCCGCATCGCGTGGCTCCCACCGGGGTGGGGCCCGGCCTTCGTCTACGCGGGCGAGTACGTCGTCATCGCCGCCATGCCGGCGTTTCTGGTCGGATACGCGGCGCTCGCGTATCTCGTCTACGTGACGGTGCTGGAGGCCTCCGGGTCGGCGGTCGCGGGACTGCTCGGACTTTTTTCGTGTGTCTCCTGTACGTGGCCGATTCTGGCGAGCATCGGCACGTCGCTCGTCGGCGGGGCGGGAATCCTCGGCGCGGCCGCGCTGAACGCCTCGTATGACCTCTCGACGGCGGTGTTCGTCCTCACGCTCGGACTGCTCTACTGGCGACCGGGCATCCGCTGA
- a CDS encoding cytochrome C oxidase subunit IV family protein — protein MASDSVRFYAAVYVALVALAASKYVFFHPPGGIEFSYWQSFGLTMGAAVAKTSLIVGYYQHLRWESRSLSWLMGLSLGLVLLLMAAASYSVA, from the coding sequence ATGGCGTCCGATTCCGTCAGATTCTACGCGGCGGTTTACGTCGCCCTCGTCGCCCTCGCGGCCTCGAAGTACGTGTTCTTCCACCCACCGGGCGGCATCGAGTTCAGTTACTGGCAGTCCTTCGGGCTGACCATGGGTGCGGCCGTCGCCAAGACGAGCCTCATCGTCGGGTATTATCAGCACCTCCGCTGGGAAAGCCGGTCGCTGTCGTGGCTGATGGGACTCAGCCTCGGCCTCGTGTTACTGTTGATGGCCGCTGCCAGTTACTCGGTCGCCTAA
- a CDS encoding cbb3-type cytochrome c oxidase subunit I, with translation MSELPPSSSVKRWLLTTNHKDIGILYLLTSTFFLLFGGVLALLLRVQLWDPTVNILSGMAYNETVTAHGLIMVFWFLSPFAFGFANYLVPLQIGADDLAFPRLNALSYWMYALSGVLLGISFFQGGTMNAGWTLYAPLNVPAYTPTIGSTGAILALAMFTVGVTASTVNFLTTIHHSRAEGMGLMDMPMFTWSILATVWMMLFAFAVLLGTGLILASDRVLGSLYFTATEGGSLLWGHLFWFFGHPEVYIVFFPALGAMLELFQTFSGNRLVGRKWVIIAIVLISLQSFLVWMHHMFLTTINLEIKTLMMATTIGISLPFDLLVFALIYTLAKGRIRLKTPFLFAFGALLLFILGGITGVFLGAIVLDYEFRGTYWVVAHFHYVMFGGATALFGAAYYWFPKMTGKMYDEFLGKVHFVLFFVGFNVVYFSMFTAWQTPRRVFEYSQSLMTSHQVGTIGAFLLGFSFFIMFYNFTKSYVSGEDAPDNPWKFARSAEWAVSSPPPLENWDGRPSYASGHLEFIEDSPELQDGHAAADGGHTETNEASDYILGDKHPSHASIWPFAISFATFVFLLGLSGFNEAVEFTVGSSLGAAGVTVSNPLYPTCIVLGILGMLYSGIQWGLEDFYAPPMEVANRWPFDGVEKNKLGMWFFLASDVLVFGAFISAAVFIRVHAGWRSWHPLPESLPGLINTFVLLTSSFTVILALVAAKRNSRKGLLASLGATMLLGFTFLGIKGWEWHHEIYDVGITLTQNPKGPPVQATIYYVTTGLHGIHVILGLIVAAFLFVRAYQGKYTTDHRPVEYFGLYWHFVDIVWVFLFPLFYLF, from the coding sequence ATGAGCGAACTCCCGCCTTCCAGTTCGGTCAAGCGCTGGCTGCTGACGACCAACCACAAGGACATCGGCATCCTCTATCTGCTCACCTCGACCTTCTTCCTGCTTTTCGGCGGCGTCCTCGCGCTGCTGTTGCGCGTCCAGTTGTGGGACCCGACGGTGAACATCCTCTCGGGGATGGCCTACAACGAGACCGTCACCGCCCACGGGCTCATCATGGTCTTCTGGTTCCTCTCGCCGTTCGCGTTCGGCTTCGCGAACTACCTGGTCCCGCTTCAGATCGGGGCCGACGACCTCGCGTTCCCGCGGCTGAACGCGCTGTCCTACTGGATGTACGCGCTTTCGGGCGTCCTGCTCGGCATCTCCTTCTTCCAGGGCGGGACGATGAACGCTGGCTGGACGCTCTACGCGCCGCTGAACGTCCCGGCCTACACGCCGACCATCGGGTCGACCGGCGCGATACTCGCGCTTGCGATGTTCACCGTCGGCGTCACCGCCTCGACGGTCAACTTCCTGACGACTATCCACCACTCGCGGGCGGAGGGAATGGGCCTGATGGACATGCCGATGTTCACGTGGTCCATCCTCGCGACGGTCTGGATGATGCTGTTCGCCTTCGCCGTCCTGCTAGGGACGGGTCTCATCCTCGCCTCCGACCGCGTGCTCGGGAGCCTCTACTTCACGGCGACGGAGGGCGGTTCATTGCTGTGGGGCCACCTCTTCTGGTTCTTCGGCCACCCCGAGGTGTACATCGTCTTCTTCCCGGCGCTTGGCGCAATGCTGGAGTTGTTCCAGACGTTCTCGGGTAACCGCCTCGTCGGCCGCAAGTGGGTCATCATCGCCATCGTCCTCATCTCGCTGCAGTCGTTCCTCGTGTGGATGCACCACATGTTCCTGACGACCATCAACCTCGAAATCAAGACGCTGATGATGGCGACGACCATCGGTATCTCCCTGCCGTTCGACCTGCTTGTCTTCGCGCTCATCTACACCCTCGCGAAGGGACGCATACGACTCAAAACGCCGTTCCTCTTCGCGTTCGGCGCGTTGCTGTTGTTCATCCTCGGTGGCATCACCGGCGTCTTCCTCGGCGCTATCGTCCTCGACTACGAGTTCCGGGGCACCTACTGGGTCGTCGCCCACTTCCACTACGTCATGTTCGGCGGCGCGACCGCGCTGTTCGGTGCCGCCTACTACTGGTTCCCGAAGATGACCGGGAAGATGTACGATGAGTTCCTCGGAAAGGTCCACTTCGTCCTGTTCTTCGTCGGCTTCAACGTCGTCTACTTCTCGATGTTCACGGCGTGGCAGACCCCCCGTCGGGTCTTCGAGTACAGCCAGTCGCTAATGACCTCCCATCAGGTCGGGACCATCGGCGCCTTCCTGCTCGGCTTTTCCTTCTTCATCATGTTCTACAACTTCACTAAGTCCTACGTCAGCGGCGAGGATGCACCCGACAACCCCTGGAAGTTCGCCCGCAGCGCCGAATGGGCCGTCTCCTCGCCGCCGCCGCTGGAAAACTGGGACGGCCGCCCCTCCTACGCCAGCGGCCATCTGGAGTTCATCGAGGACAGCCCCGAACTGCAGGATGGCCACGCTGCTGCGGACGGTGGCCACACCGAAACCAACGAGGCCAGCGACTACATCCTCGGCGACAAACACCCATCCCACGCCAGCATCTGGCCCTTCGCGATAAGTTTCGCGACGTTCGTCTTCCTGCTGGGCCTTTCGGGCTTCAACGAGGCCGTCGAGTTCACGGTCGGCAGTTCGCTCGGGGCGGCCGGCGTAACCGTCTCCAATCCGCTGTATCCGACCTGCATCGTCCTCGGTATCCTCGGCATGCTGTACTCGGGCATCCAGTGGGGCCTGGAGGACTTCTACGCGCCGCCGATGGAGGTCGCCAACCGCTGGCCGTTCGACGGCGTCGAGAAGAACAAACTCGGCATGTGGTTCTTCCTCGCCTCCGACGTGCTGGTTTTCGGCGCGTTCATCTCGGCGGCGGTCTTCATCCGTGTCCACGCCGGCTGGCGGAGCTGGCATCCCCTACCCGAGTCACTGCCCGGCCTCATTAACACGTTCGTCCTGCTGACCTCCTCGTTCACCGTCATCCTCGCCTTGGTGGCGGCAAAGCGCAACAGCCGCAAGGGCCTGCTCGCGAGTCTCGGCGCGACGATGCTGCTCGGCTTCACGTTCCTCGGCATCAAAGGCTGGGAGTGGCACCACGAGATTTACGACGTCGGCATCACGCTCACCCAGAACCCGAAGGGCCCACCCGTGCAGGCGACGATTTACTACGTGACGACGGGCCTGCACGGCATCCACGTCATCCTCGGGCTCATCGTCGCGGCGTTCCTGTTCGTCCGTGCCTACCAGGGCAAATACACGACGGACCACCGCCCGGTCGAGTACTTCGGCCTCTACTGGCACTTCGTCGACATCGTCTGGGTCTTCCTGTTCCCGCTGTTTTACCTCTTCTAG
- the coxB gene encoding cytochrome c oxidase subunit II, whose amino-acid sequence MIDSLVLEHAVPESWRAQAEVFSEIFFVFLAIGTTVGIVVVTYTLYHLYKYRDGGEDAEADSEKDEGFDAPQLGELPRGQEGGKSKKLFMSFGLSAIIVISLVVYSYGLLLYVEQGPSEDIDTGGEAMEIEVTAYQFGWQFEYPNGRVEQNTLRVPQGANTTIRLHVTSRDVWHAFGVQSMHVKADAIPGQTDTTWFIPDEQGTHRIECFELCGVGHSQMVGEIIIMDQEEFDEWYAESESDDSNGGSEGGDGQ is encoded by the coding sequence ATGATTGATTCCCTCGTATTAGAGCACGCGGTTCCGGAGAGCTGGCGGGCTCAAGCCGAGGTGTTCTCCGAGATATTCTTCGTCTTTCTCGCCATCGGTACCACCGTCGGTATCGTCGTCGTCACGTACACGCTGTATCACCTGTACAAGTACCGTGACGGCGGCGAGGACGCGGAGGCCGACAGCGAGAAAGACGAGGGATTCGACGCGCCCCAACTCGGCGAACTCCCGCGCGGACAGGAGGGCGGCAAGAGCAAGAAACTCTTCATGTCGTTCGGCCTCAGCGCGATTATCGTCATCAGTCTCGTCGTCTACTCCTATGGCCTGTTGCTCTACGTCGAGCAGGGGCCCTCGGAGGATATCGACACCGGCGGCGAGGCGATGGAGATAGAGGTGACCGCCTACCAGTTCGGCTGGCAGTTCGAGTATCCCAACGGCCGCGTCGAACAGAACACGCTCCGGGTGCCGCAGGGGGCAAACACGACGATACGATTACACGTCACCTCCAGGGACGTCTGGCACGCCTTCGGCGTGCAGTCGATGCACGTCAAGGCCGACGCTATCCCGGGACAGACCGACACGACGTGGTTCATCCCCGACGAACAGGGCACCCATCGCATCGAGTGCTTCGAGCTATGCGGCGTCGGCCACTCCCAGATGGTCGGCGAGATAATCATCATGGACCAAGAGGAATTCGACGAGTGGTACGCGGAGAGCGAATCGGACGACAGCAACGGTGGCTCCGAGGGAGGTGACGGCCAATGA
- a CDS encoding SelT/SelW/SelH family protein — MSDVEIEYCVPCGHLNRATDTAEVLLSTFGADIDRVALVTGDGGVFQVRVDGETVFDKAEDEYDIDAITRSVRTAL; from the coding sequence ATGAGCGATGTCGAAATCGAATACTGCGTCCCGTGTGGCCACCTGAACCGTGCGACCGATACCGCGGAGGTTCTGCTATCGACGTTCGGTGCCGATATCGACCGCGTCGCGCTGGTCACGGGCGACGGTGGCGTCTTTCAGGTACGGGTCGACGGGGAGACGGTCTTCGATAAGGCGGAGGACGAGTACGATATCGACGCGATTACGCGGTCGGTCCGAACGGCGTTATAA
- a CDS encoding DUF7546 family protein, translating into MNSDLSLNLGERFETFEDRRKRALLYAGTVANTLVVLLLLFAVLSDRTPTRIWLFPVVWFAVGTWALIRTSPTPSSRGTKRAAGAIAVGYFAVLAFVGGLVGPAGPVATGLTVQVTQLPPGWNPSILYAGETVRVALVPYTAFGYAVLSYLVYATAVEARGAVAGGLLGLFSCVSCTLPVIASLVGGFVGGGAALAAAASAQSYGVGTVVFVVTVLLLSLRPGFDWLRQRL; encoded by the coding sequence ATGAATTCGGACCTGAGCCTGAACCTCGGCGAACGATTCGAAACGTTCGAGGACCGACGAAAGCGCGCGCTGCTGTATGCGGGCACCGTCGCGAACACGCTCGTCGTACTCCTGTTGCTTTTTGCGGTCCTTTCGGACCGAACGCCGACCCGCATCTGGCTGTTTCCGGTCGTCTGGTTCGCCGTCGGAACGTGGGCGCTGATTCGGACCTCGCCGACGCCGTCGAGTCGGGGGACGAAACGGGCCGCGGGTGCGATTGCGGTCGGCTACTTCGCCGTCCTCGCGTTCGTCGGCGGTTTGGTCGGCCCGGCCGGACCTGTCGCAACCGGCCTGACGGTCCAGGTCACGCAGTTGCCGCCGGGCTGGAACCCGTCGATTCTCTACGCCGGTGAGACGGTCCGGGTCGCGCTCGTCCCCTACACCGCGTTTGGCTACGCCGTCCTTTCGTATCTCGTCTACGCGACGGCCGTCGAGGCCCGCGGCGCGGTCGCGGGCGGCCTCCTCGGGCTTTTTTCGTGTGTCTCCTGTACGCTTCCGGTCATCGCGTCGCTGGTCGGCGGGTTCGTCGGCGGCGGGGCGGCGCTGGCGGCCGCGGCCTCGGCCCAGTCCTACGGCGTCGGCACCGTCGTCTTCGTCGTCACCGTCCTCCTGTTGTCGCTGCGGCCCGGGTTCGACTGGCTCCGACAGCGCTTATGA